In Candidatus Epulonipiscium viviparus, one DNA window encodes the following:
- the xseA gene encoding exodeoxyribonuclease VII large subunit has protein sequence MDRKIIGIGELNHYVAAILHEDYILNGIWLRAEISNLTYHKSGHLYFSLKDENAGIQAVMFSQYASQLNFLLVDGMKVLVRCQIGLYEKVGNYQAYVYEIEQEGLGTLYSQFLELKSTLEQKGYFDKHQPLAKYPAAVGIITSKTGAAIHDIIRVGRRRNKTIPIYIYPASVQGQYAKNEIVWAIEKANADAIVDVIILGRGGGSIEDLWCFNELAVALAIYNSKIPIVCAVGHEIDFTISDFVADHRAATPSAAAEIVFPNLADTVATLKYHIRTLDNIMKTKVRECEVNLNDLINRPIFKDKTKMYLQKIQELDLLAEDLNERIQDILHKKKMELNLNLKQIEKLSPIATILRGFGMVTSSSGHVVSNVDKIAIGDDLDIRVANGNIISKVISKQKDIKEKVK, from the coding sequence ATGGATAGAAAAATAATTGGCATCGGCGAGCTAAACCATTATGTGGCAGCTATTTTACACGAAGATTATATACTAAATGGCATCTGGTTGCGCGCCGAAATTTCAAATTTGACATATCATAAATCCGGGCATTTATATTTTTCACTCAAAGACGAAAATGCCGGAATTCAAGCGGTCATGTTTTCGCAATATGCCTCGCAACTTAATTTTTTGCTGGTAGATGGAATGAAAGTTTTGGTTAGATGCCAGATTGGGCTCTACGAAAAAGTTGGAAATTATCAGGCTTATGTATATGAGATTGAGCAAGAAGGTTTGGGCACACTGTATTCACAGTTTTTGGAGCTGAAAAGTACGCTAGAACAAAAGGGCTATTTTGATAAACACCAGCCGTTGGCTAAATATCCTGCAGCGGTGGGAATAATTACGTCTAAAACCGGTGCCGCGATCCATGATATTATTCGAGTTGGGAGACGAAGAAATAAGACCATACCAATATATATTTATCCCGCGAGTGTGCAAGGACAATACGCAAAAAATGAAATAGTGTGGGCAATCGAAAAAGCCAATGCCGATGCGATAGTTGATGTTATAATATTGGGCCGAGGCGGTGGCTCAATAGAAGATCTGTGGTGTTTCAATGAATTAGCCGTTGCATTGGCGATATATAATTCGAAGATTCCGATAGTATGCGCGGTAGGGCATGAGATTGATTTCACGATTTCCGACTTTGTTGCGGACCATAGGGCGGCCACACCATCAGCTGCTGCCGAAATAGTGTTTCCGAATTTGGCCGATACTGTCGCGACATTGAAGTATCACATTAGAACTTTGGATAATATTATGAAAACAAAAGTGCGAGAATGTGAAGTGAATCTTAATGACTTGATAAACAGGCCGATATTTAAAGACAAAACTAAAATGTATCTCCAGAAAATACAGGAGTTAGATTTATTGGCAGAAGATTTGAACGAACGCATTCAGGATATTCTGCACAAAAAAAAGATGGAGTTGAATTTAAATCTCAAACAAATAGAAAAACTCTCACCAATAGCTACAATTTTGCGAGGGTTTGGAATGGTGACTTCGTCGTCTGGCCATGTTGTTTCCAACGTTGACAAAATTGCCATTGGAGATGATTTGGACATTAGGGTGGCCAACGGAAACATCATATCCAAAGTAATAAGCAAGCAAAAAGATATTAAGGAGAAAGTTAAATGA
- the nth gene encoding endonuclease III, which produces MKANVGEILKILNLHYPKDVPCFLNHSNPFELLVATILSAQCTDERVNIITATLFRKYPCAESFASASAAELEMDIKSAGFYKNKAKNIIATAATIVDKYDGQVPSEIEDLVQLAGVGRKTANVIRGNIYHIPSIVVDTHVKRISTRWGFTESADPTKIEYELMELLPEEEWISYNIQVIMHGRAICTARNPRCSQCMFLEQCPYELKQGIE; this is translated from the coding sequence ATGAAAGCAAATGTTGGGGAGATATTGAAGATATTAAATCTACACTATCCCAAAGATGTTCCTTGCTTTCTCAACCATTCTAATCCCTTTGAATTACTTGTTGCAACAATACTAAGCGCGCAGTGTACGGATGAAAGAGTTAATATTATAACGGCAACATTGTTTAGAAAGTATCCGTGCGCCGAAAGCTTTGCCTCCGCTTCAGCAGCCGAATTGGAAATGGATATCAAAAGCGCCGGGTTTTATAAAAATAAGGCAAAGAATATTATCGCAACTGCCGCGACCATAGTCGATAAATATGATGGACAAGTGCCTTCTGAAATTGAGGATTTAGTTCAATTAGCAGGAGTGGGCAGAAAAACAGCGAATGTCATTCGTGGAAATATATACCATATTCCCAGCATTGTGGTTGACACGCATGTAAAACGGATTAGTACGAGGTGGGGGTTTACCGAAAGCGCTGACCCCACCAAAATAGAATACGAATTAATGGAGTTGCTTCCCGAGGAGGAGTGGATTAGTTATAACATCCAAGTGATAATGCATGGGAGAGCCATCTGTACTGCTCGAAATCCGAGATGTAGCCAGTGCATGTTTTTAGAGCAATGTCCATATGAATTAAAACAAGGAATAGAATAA
- a CDS encoding dihydroorotase gives MKTCITGGLILNPATNLEQITNIYIEDGRIEFIGEKSTEGYTVIDATGKWVIPGLVDLHVHLREPGFEHKETIATGCLAAARAGITTICPMPNTNPVIDTANMVRYVCDAATVVNVIPVGAITKGQNGAEVADITGMAAAGICALSDDGKTAMNSAIMKEAMGIANSVGLPIFSHAEDMNLIGGVMNEGKNSVRFNLKGLGREAEEIIIARDMILARHNNARLHICHVSTKGGVELIEFGKKLGIRITAETAPHYFILDDSILFDHDSNKKMNPPLRTKEDVASIRAALRSGILDAIATDHAPHSLAEKASPIETAPFGIIGIETSFALSYTHLVKTGILTPLELISKMSTTPAAIIGIDKGNLDVGKIADIAIIDVNAKYKINSQDFVSKSRNTPFEGMEVFGVVEKTLVNGQIIYENSISCS, from the coding sequence ATGAAAACATGTATAACCGGCGGATTGATATTAAATCCCGCAACTAATTTAGAACAGATAACAAATATTTATATAGAAGATGGACGTATTGAGTTTATAGGAGAAAAAAGTACAGAAGGATATACGGTAATTGATGCGACAGGGAAGTGGGTAATTCCGGGGTTGGTGGATTTGCATGTACACCTAAGAGAGCCTGGCTTTGAGCATAAGGAAACGATAGCGACGGGATGCTTGGCCGCTGCGAGAGCAGGAATAACAACAATATGCCCCATGCCAAATACCAATCCAGTGATCGATACTGCAAATATGGTGCGATACGTTTGCGACGCTGCCACGGTGGTGAACGTAATACCTGTAGGCGCCATAACCAAGGGACAAAACGGAGCCGAGGTTGCTGATATTACGGGTATGGCAGCGGCTGGAATTTGTGCCCTAAGCGATGATGGCAAGACCGCCATGAATTCTGCCATTATGAAGGAGGCTATGGGTATTGCAAACTCAGTGGGGCTTCCAATATTTTCTCACGCAGAAGATATGAACTTAATCGGTGGCGTAATGAACGAGGGCAAAAATTCGGTGCGCTTCAATTTGAAGGGGCTGGGACGAGAGGCAGAAGAGATTATCATCGCTCGCGACATGATTCTTGCACGACACAACAACGCTCGTCTTCATATATGCCACGTTAGTACCAAAGGAGGCGTGGAGCTTATCGAATTTGGCAAAAAGCTAGGGATACGCATTACCGCCGAAACCGCACCGCACTACTTTATCTTGGATGATAGCATCCTCTTTGATCACGATTCTAACAAAAAGATGAACCCTCCGCTTCGAACAAAAGAAGACGTCGCATCCATTCGAGCAGCACTGAGGTCGGGCATCTTAGACGCTATTGCCACAGACCATGCCCCTCATAGTTTGGCCGAAAAAGCATCTCCTATCGAAACAGCTCCGTTTGGCATAATCGGAATAGAGACTAGCTTCGCATTGAGTTATACACATTTGGTAAAAACTGGTATTTTAACACCGCTTGAATTGATTTCAAAAATGTCTACAACGCCAGCCGCTATTATTGGCATAGACAAAGGGAATCTCGATGTGGGCAAAATTGCCGATATTGCCATTATCGATGTTAATGCAAAATATAAAATAAACAGCCAAGACTTTGTATCTAAATCTAGAAATACTCCGTTTGAAGGAATGGAAGTCTTCGGTGTTGTGGAAAAAACTTTAGTAAATGGACAGATAATTTATGAAAACTCTATTAGTTGCAGTTAA
- a CDS encoding ATP-dependent helicase, translating into MLNENQKLAVTISKGAVLVVAGPGSGKTTVIVERVNYMINELQINARNILVITFAKMAAQEMKDRFHSKYGHNEVTFGTFHSTFFRILRSANPAKYNLANLINEILKKKFIEQVYKNIGTADIVDFVDTFLMEYTLMKNQLLHLGNYIPEKLSQEIFEKVAIEYETYKSDKNLFDFDDMLVDCYQHLKDNDKLRARFAMQYSHILIDEFQDINKVQFECIKLLKESNDEIFVVGDDDQSIYSFRGAKPEFLLNFAEHFPSTTKVILDINYRSNSEIVQKSNSVIKCNKNRYDKVMKAHNTNKIAPQIVECKSVRIQVKDVVTAIEEVLKKGVPSSEIAIIYRNNTEAQPFAEELLNRNLAFKMRDNITTIYNHWITKDILAYFRLAYDRSNADAFQAIANKPSRYIPRQTILNLRNFTLLDLIQSDTLKAWQKEKLTKLDTKLNHLAKKTVSEGIEYIRDVIGYKKYLQYYAEECIKVDPQAFYDYLDDILYSATDIDDYLQWEDKLQKFDMQLQDQLRNQKSLDRVTLTTMHSAKGLEFEYVYIVNAVDEVLPSAKCVTEHKIEEERRLFYVAATRAKNYLNIYLPKTFRNKTVRPTPFLEEMEGAEITIKIGDKIMHKLHGSGIIRDVKDKFARVEFQEQCTRRIDYKYCFKKRIIKLEEE; encoded by the coding sequence ATGTTAAATGAAAATCAGAAATTGGCAGTAACAATATCCAAGGGTGCAGTTTTAGTTGTTGCCGGCCCGGGATCTGGAAAAACAACTGTAATTGTAGAGCGTGTAAATTATATGATTAATGAACTACAAATTAACGCAAGAAATATATTGGTCATAACATTTGCAAAAATGGCGGCTCAAGAAATGAAAGACAGATTTCATAGCAAATACGGTCATAACGAAGTTACCTTCGGAACATTTCATTCTACATTTTTCCGAATACTTCGATCTGCTAATCCTGCAAAATACAATTTGGCAAATTTGATAAATGAGATCTTAAAAAAGAAATTTATTGAGCAGGTTTACAAAAACATAGGTACAGCAGATATTGTAGACTTTGTGGATACATTTTTAATGGAATATACCTTGATGAAAAATCAACTTTTGCATTTGGGTAATTATATACCGGAGAAGCTTTCACAGGAAATATTTGAAAAAGTTGCGATAGAGTATGAGACATATAAGAGCGACAAAAACTTGTTTGACTTTGACGATATGCTAGTGGATTGTTATCAGCATTTGAAGGATAACGACAAGTTGCGAGCTCGCTTTGCTATGCAGTATTCACATATATTGATAGATGAGTTTCAGGACATTAATAAGGTGCAGTTTGAATGTATTAAATTGTTAAAGGAATCGAATGACGAAATTTTTGTAGTGGGAGATGATGACCAAAGTATTTATTCGTTTCGAGGTGCCAAGCCGGAGTTTTTGCTAAACTTTGCGGAGCACTTTCCTTCGACCACTAAGGTTATATTGGATATAAATTATCGCTCCAACTCAGAAATAGTACAGAAAAGCAATTCGGTGATTAAATGCAACAAAAATCGATACGACAAGGTGATGAAAGCTCATAATACCAATAAAATAGCACCGCAAATAGTGGAATGTAAAAGCGTTCGAATCCAAGTCAAAGATGTAGTTACCGCTATAGAAGAAGTGTTAAAAAAAGGGGTGCCGAGCTCTGAAATTGCAATTATATATAGAAATAATACAGAAGCACAGCCATTTGCGGAGGAGCTATTAAATAGAAACTTGGCATTTAAAATGAGAGACAATATCACCACGATCTATAATCACTGGATTACCAAGGATATTTTGGCATATTTTCGATTGGCATATGACCGATCTAATGCCGATGCATTTCAAGCGATAGCAAACAAGCCAAGTAGATATATTCCTAGGCAAACTATTTTAAACCTTCGCAACTTTACTCTTTTAGATCTTATACAATCAGATACTCTAAAGGCTTGGCAAAAAGAAAAATTAACGAAACTAGATACTAAACTAAATCATCTTGCTAAAAAAACTGTATCTGAGGGGATAGAATATATAAGAGATGTAATAGGATATAAAAAATATTTACAATATTATGCGGAGGAATGTATCAAAGTTGACCCGCAAGCATTTTATGACTATTTGGATGATATACTCTATTCTGCGACAGACATAGACGACTATTTGCAATGGGAAGACAAGCTACAAAAATTTGATATGCAACTGCAAGATCAACTACGAAACCAAAAATCGCTTGATCGAGTTACTTTGACCACAATGCATAGTGCGAAGGGTCTGGAATTTGAATATGTATATATCGTCAATGCAGTAGATGAAGTTTTGCCTAGCGCTAAATGTGTTACAGAACATAAGATAGAAGAAGAAAGACGATTATTTTATGTCGCGGCCACACGCGCGAAAAATTATTTGAATATATATTTGCCCAAAACTTTTAGAAATAAAACTGTAAGACCTACGCCTTTTTTAGAGGAAATGGAAGGTGCAGAAATTACCATAAAAATTGGTGATAAAATTATGCATAAACTGCATGGAAGTGGTATAATTAGGGATGTGAAGGATAAATTTGCACGCGTTGAGTTTCAAGAGCAATGCACTAGGCGCATAGACTATAAATATTGCTTTAAAAAAAGGATCATCAAACTTGAGGAGGAGTAA
- a CDS encoding Asp23/Gls24 family envelope stress response protein, which yields MEKGIVQIADDVIAVIAQIAALEVNGLKSLAPAKQDIVQTITRKRQLKGIKVFIEEGGTRVSVSIKAILNYGFNVKKTCAQIQEKVKNSIETMTGLKVLRVDIQVVGVAFEQE from the coding sequence ATGGAAAAAGGAATTGTTCAGATAGCAGATGATGTTATTGCAGTTATTGCTCAGATCGCCGCGCTGGAAGTCAATGGACTAAAAAGCCTGGCACCTGCTAAGCAAGATATAGTGCAAACCATTACAAGAAAAAGACAGCTTAAGGGTATCAAAGTTTTTATAGAAGAGGGGGGCACAAGAGTTAGCGTTTCTATTAAGGCAATTTTGAACTATGGATTTAATGTAAAAAAAACCTGCGCACAAATCCAAGAAAAAGTTAAAAATTCTATAGAAACAATGACTGGCCTTAAAGTTTTGCGCGTTGATATTCAGGTAGTTGGCGTAGCATTTGAACAAGAATAA
- a CDS encoding divergent PAP2 family protein — protein MTNWIISPSLIIAIISWFIAQVLKIVITLVHDKKFDIAKLTASGGMPSSHSAFTVALSTAIGQLEGYNTTMFAVACVFSCVVMYDAANVRMQAGNQAILLNEIMEHLKDQKKFDIDFTLKELLGHTPTQVFCGAVLGMAVAILGLPYFV, from the coding sequence ATGACTAATTGGATTATTAGTCCTTCACTTATAATTGCAATTATAAGCTGGTTTATTGCACAGGTACTAAAAATCGTTATAACATTAGTACACGACAAAAAATTTGATATAGCTAAATTAACGGCATCTGGCGGAATGCCCAGCTCTCATAGTGCGTTTACCGTCGCGTTATCTACAGCCATTGGGCAGCTAGAAGGATATAATACAACTATGTTTGCGGTAGCGTGCGTATTTAGCTGCGTGGTTATGTATGATGCGGCAAATGTGAGAATGCAAGCTGGCAATCAAGCGATATTGTTAAATGAAATTATGGAGCACTTGAAAGATCAGAAAAAATTTGATATAGATTTTACTCTAAAAGAATTGTTAGGACATACACCGACACAAGTTTTTTGTGGTGCCGTGTTGGGAATGGCTGTTGCAATATTGGGGTTACCATACTTTGTTTGA
- the xseB gene encoding exodeoxyribonuclease VII small subunit codes for MTDKISFEQSLCNLENIIQKLEEGNISLDETVINYKEGMDFAANCLKLLNQAEAEISLYENGQFVSIKEGGSGLS; via the coding sequence ATGACCGATAAAATAAGTTTTGAGCAAAGTCTCTGTAATCTAGAAAATATTATCCAAAAATTGGAAGAAGGTAACATAAGTTTGGATGAGACAGTCATAAACTATAAAGAAGGAATGGACTTTGCGGCAAATTGCTTAAAATTATTAAATCAGGCCGAAGCTGAAATTAGCTTATATGAAAATGGTCAATTTGTATCTATAAAGGAGGGAGGAAGTGGATTATCTTAA
- a CDS encoding polyprenyl synthetase family protein, which translates to MDYLNKYKIDEMLENYLAKETGECTRLQEAMRYSVLQGGKRIRPILMRLAYEAVGGTGNIAPYMCAIEFVHTYSLIHDDLPAMDNDALRRGLPTNHVKFDEATAILAGDGLLTLAFEIMLQDLVSDMDPAKAIAANILATGAGASGMVLGQMYDMFYEGKEISIEMLEKIQLNKTGALIKSALKMGAVLGYGSESELFALELYGTYLGKVFQIIDDILDITGQVNELGKDIGSDSKNKKVTYTSFFSVDQCYEIAAELTAKAIKCLDKVNGDTSLLKEIAQDLLNRRR; encoded by the coding sequence GTGGATTATCTTAACAAATATAAGATAGACGAAATGCTAGAGAATTATCTGGCAAAAGAAACCGGCGAGTGCACAAGACTACAAGAGGCAATGCGCTATAGCGTATTGCAAGGCGGAAAGCGCATTCGGCCTATTTTGATGCGTCTTGCGTATGAGGCAGTGGGAGGGACCGGCAACATTGCTCCATATATGTGTGCTATAGAATTTGTACACACCTACTCGCTAATTCATGACGATCTTCCGGCAATGGATAACGATGCGCTGCGACGAGGTTTGCCAACTAATCATGTAAAATTTGATGAAGCCACGGCCATTTTAGCCGGAGACGGACTTTTAACACTGGCTTTTGAAATAATGCTACAAGATTTAGTATCTGATATGGATCCTGCAAAAGCTATTGCGGCTAATATTTTGGCCACAGGGGCTGGCGCATCCGGAATGGTGCTTGGTCAAATGTACGATATGTTTTATGAGGGCAAAGAAATTTCTATAGAAATGCTAGAAAAAATACAACTAAACAAAACAGGTGCGTTGATCAAGAGTGCGTTGAAAATGGGTGCTGTTTTGGGTTATGGATCAGAGAGCGAGCTGTTTGCTCTGGAATTATATGGCACATATTTAGGCAAAGTTTTTCAAATAATTGACGATATATTAGATATCACAGGACAAGTCAACGAACTTGGCAAAGATATAGGCAGTGATAGTAAAAACAAAAAAGTTACCTATACGAGCTTTTTCAGTGTAGATCAATGCTATGAGATTGCAGCGGAGCTTACTGCTAAAGCTATCAAATGTTTGGATAAAGTGAATGGCGATACTTCTTTATTAAAAGAGATTGCACAGGACTTACTAAATAGGAGGAGATAA
- a CDS encoding B12-binding domain-containing radical SAM protein — translation MKTLLVAVNAKYIHSNLAIHCIEKYCKGADIETLELSINIDDNQVIKQIYKRQPDIIGFSCYIWNIEYIKTIIPTLKKILPHVKIVLGGPEVSFNCEELLNELPVDLIMEGEGEITWKLYLAGTPLCDIPAIVYKNANKIVKNPRTKAMNLAELPFVYQDLDPFVNKIIYYESSRGCPFNCSYCISGIDKGVRYLPLERVLQDLEYFLTKKIKQVKFVDRTFNANFKFALEVWKYIIKYDNGITNFHFELAAELITKEMLYVLQSARAGLIQFEIGVQTTNADALVAINRPMPFAKLGKIVQNLKQLENIHLHLDLIVGLPHEDYHSFRKSFNDVISLRPEQLQLGFLKVLKGSQMEQDADKYGIVYKDYPPYEVLSTKYISYDEVLKLHTICEMVERFYNSNRFERTLSYMFELYPTPFIFFEQLAEFWERQGYEHLSHKKESYYLLLLEFMQQTERINVELIKELIRFDWLLHENIKDHMPMLATIDQSKFKETALEHLKDPAVIIKMAAGHLNMKQRQRMMHVEYFQYDLTQDLALRGEPMPIIFLYEYGQSKARWLQI, via the coding sequence ATGAAAACTCTATTAGTTGCAGTTAATGCAAAATATATACACTCAAATTTAGCCATACATTGTATCGAGAAATATTGTAAGGGCGCCGATATCGAAACGCTGGAGCTTAGTATAAACATCGATGACAATCAGGTAATTAAACAAATATATAAAAGGCAGCCAGATATCATCGGCTTTTCTTGCTATATATGGAATATCGAATACATCAAAACTATAATACCAACTCTCAAAAAAATTTTACCTCATGTAAAAATTGTTCTAGGAGGTCCTGAAGTTAGTTTTAATTGCGAGGAGCTGCTAAACGAATTGCCAGTGGATTTGATAATGGAGGGCGAAGGAGAAATTACTTGGAAGCTATATTTAGCCGGAACGCCACTTTGCGATATTCCGGCTATTGTATATAAAAACGCAAATAAAATCGTAAAAAATCCTAGAACCAAAGCCATGAACTTAGCAGAGCTGCCGTTTGTCTATCAAGATTTGGATCCATTTGTAAACAAGATAATTTACTACGAATCTAGCCGAGGGTGCCCTTTTAATTGCTCCTATTGTATTTCTGGCATCGACAAGGGCGTGCGCTATTTACCGCTAGAACGAGTACTACAAGATTTGGAATACTTTTTGACTAAGAAAATCAAGCAGGTGAAGTTTGTAGATCGCACATTTAATGCCAATTTCAAATTTGCATTGGAGGTTTGGAAATATATTATTAAGTACGATAACGGAATCACCAATTTTCACTTCGAGCTTGCTGCAGAGCTGATCACCAAGGAAATGCTGTATGTTTTGCAATCGGCTAGGGCAGGGTTGATTCAATTTGAAATAGGAGTACAGACCACCAATGCTGATGCGTTAGTGGCAATCAATCGCCCTATGCCATTTGCAAAGCTAGGAAAAATAGTACAAAATTTAAAGCAACTAGAAAATATTCATCTACACCTAGATTTGATTGTGGGGCTTCCGCACGAAGACTATCATTCGTTTAGAAAATCGTTTAATGACGTGATATCGCTACGCCCCGAGCAACTGCAGCTAGGATTTTTGAAGGTGCTAAAAGGGTCGCAGATGGAGCAAGATGCGGATAAATATGGAATTGTATATAAGGATTACCCACCATATGAAGTTCTTTCGACGAAATATATCTCGTATGATGAAGTTTTAAAGCTACACACAATTTGCGAGATGGTAGAGAGGTTTTATAATAGCAATCGTTTTGAGCGAACGCTAAGTTATATGTTTGAGCTGTATCCAACGCCATTTATATTCTTTGAACAGCTGGCAGAATTTTGGGAGAGGCAAGGCTATGAGCATCTGAGCCACAAGAAGGAGTCGTACTACCTTCTGTTGCTAGAATTTATGCAGCAGACTGAGCGCATCAATGTGGAGCTTATAAAGGAATTGATACGATTTGATTGGTTGTTGCACGAAAATATAAAAGACCATATGCCGATGCTTGCAACCATCGATCAGTCAAAATTTAAAGAAACTGCATTGGAGCATTTGAAAGATCCGGCAGTGATTATCAAAATGGCCGCCGGGCATCTCAATATGAAGCAACGGCAGCGAATGATGCATGTGGAATATTTTCAGTATGATCTAACCCAAGACTTAGCATTGCGAGGTGAGCCGATGCCAATAATATTTTTATATGAGTATGGACAAAGTAAAGCGAGGTGGCTACAAATATGA
- the nusB gene encoding transcription antitermination factor NusB produces the protein MTRRQARICVVQMLYNLSFHDKEQAQEILNENLLDIKGKVKTFISETFEGIVDNMDAIDTEIEANLVDWNLSRIAKVDLMILRLAVYEINYAKDLPPKVAINEAVEIAQEYSTEKSGKFINGILGNMNKKVSSNG, from the coding sequence ATGACAAGAAGACAAGCAAGAATTTGTGTTGTTCAGATGCTTTACAATCTTAGCTTTCATGACAAAGAGCAAGCACAAGAAATATTAAACGAAAATTTATTGGATATAAAAGGCAAGGTAAAAACTTTTATATCGGAAACATTTGAAGGAATTGTAGACAATATGGATGCGATTGATACTGAAATCGAAGCCAATTTAGTAGACTGGAATCTTAGCCGAATAGCAAAGGTGGACTTAATGATTTTGCGACTGGCAGTATATGAGATCAATTATGCCAAAGATTTGCCGCCCAAAGTCGCTATAAATGAGGCGGTAGAAATAGCGCAAGAATATAGCACGGAAAAATCTGGAAAATTCATTAACGGAATATTAGGGAACATGAACAAAAAGGTTTCCTCTAATGGATAG
- a CDS encoding DUF4097 family beta strand repeat-containing protein, translating to ANTPAAKGKVNAPAANGKVNAPAADGKVNAQAADGKVNAQAADGKVNAQAADGKVNAQAADGKVNAQAADGKVNAQAADGKVNAQAADGKVNAQAADGKVNAPAANGKVNAPAANGKVNAQAADGKVNAQAADGKVVAPASNGKVNAPAANGKGNAPAANGKSMLRRQMEKSMLRRQMAKSMLQRQMVKSMLRRQMVKSLLRRQMVKSMQCSGGKW from the coding sequence AAGCCAATACTCCGGCGGCAAAAGGTAAAGTTAATGCTCCCGCGGCAAATGGTAAAGTCAATGCTCCGGCGGCAGATGGTAAAGTCAATGCTCAGGCGGCAGATGGTAAAGTCAATGCTCAGGCGGCAGATGGTAAAGTCAATGCTCAGGCGGCAGATGGTAAAGTCAATGCTCAGGCGGCAGATGGTAAAGTCAATGCTCAGGCGGCAGATGGTAAAGTCAATGCTCAGGCGGCAGATGGTAAAGTCAATGCTCAGGCGGCAGATGGTAAAGTCAATGCTCAGGCGGCAGATGGTAAAGTCAATGCTCCGGCGGCAAATGGTAAAGTCAATGCTCCCGCGGCAAATGGTAAAGTCAATGCTCAGGCGGCAGATGGTAAAGTCAATGCTCAGGCGGCAGATGGTAAAGTCGTTGCTCCCGCGTCAAATGGAAAAGTCAATGCTCCGGCGGCAAATGGTAAAGGCAATGCTCCCGCGGCAAATGGAAAGTCAATGCTCCGGCGACAAATGGAAAAGTCAATGCTCCGGCGGCAAATGGCAAAGTCAATGCTCCAGCGGCAAATGGTAAAGTCAATGCTCAGGCGGCAGATGGTAAAGTCGTTGCTCCGGCGGCAAATGGTAAAGTCAATGCAATGCTCCGGCGGCAAATGGTAA